A portion of the Punica granatum isolate Tunisia-2019 chromosome 7, ASM765513v2, whole genome shotgun sequence genome contains these proteins:
- the LOC116214138 gene encoding mannosyl-oligosaccharide 1,2-alpha-mannosidase MNS3 gives MSSPLPYSMKDVHYDNAKFRHRSFSKVINQTLLTRNIRRDCLGCSTGKFLVLVLMFGLAYLMLTHAGPVPSGSGGLANNIGTDNDGSSRFKKFWRKPPRLPPRLSPDEKRTGNGLSQETDNVNSRAKWTARRQSVKDAFVHAWSGYKKYAMGYDELAPLSHSGIDGLGGLGATIVDALDTAIIMGADDIVAEAGSWVEAHLSEKISQKGQVNLFETTIRVLGGLLSAYHLSGGDGGMRLTSKGPKPAVYLETARNLTDRLLSAFTASPTPIPYSDVVLHDSSAHPAFGGLSSTSEVSTVQLEFNYLSMISGDKKYSTEAMKVLEHIKTLPKVEGLVPIYISPQSGEFSGENIRLGSRGDSYYEYLLKVWLQQGAGRDGSNFSYLHDMYIEAMKGVRNLLVRKSVPNGLVFVGELPYGSKGGFSTKMDHLVCFLPGTLALGATKGMTKEKAMKENMLTFEDLENLKLAEDLTQTCFQMYAVTATGLAPEIAYFHTEEYSEDGLDGGNKSSKYVNDIIIKHLDRHNLLRPETVESLFVLYRITEDPKYREWGWQIFEAFEKYTKVDLGGYTSLDDVTTVPPQRRDKMETFFLGETLKYLYLLFSDSDVIPLDKFVFNSEAHPIPIKGAVTSY, from the exons ATGTCGAGCCCCCTCCCTTACTCCATGAAAGATGTCCACTACGACAACGCCAAGTTCCGCCACCGTTCCTTCTCCAAG GTGATAAATCAGACCTTGCTTACTCGGAACATAAGGCGGGATTGTCTAGGATGCAGTACGGGGAAGTTTCTAGTGTTAGTGTTGATGTTCGGTTTGGCGTATCTTATGTTGACCCATGCTGGCCCTGTCCCTTCCGGTTCAGGTGGACTAGCAAACAACATTGGGACTGACAATGATGGTAGCAGTAGGTTTAAAAAATTCTGGAGGAAACCTCCTAGACTTCCTCCTCGTTTGTCTCCTGATGAGAAGCGCACCGGAAATGGTTTGAGTCAGGAAACTGATAATGTGAACTCCAGAGCAAAGTGGACAGCCCGGAGACAAAGTGTCAAGGATGCCTTTGTTCATGCGTGGTCGGGGTATAAGAAATATGCGATGGGCTATGATGAACTTGCGCCTTTGAGCCACAGCGGAATTGATGGATTGGGAGGATTAGGTGCGACAATTGTTGATGCCCTTGATACTGCTATTATCATGGGTGCTGATGACATTGTTGCTGAAGCAGGCTCATGGGTTGAAGCCCATCTTTCAGAAAAGATTAGCCAGAAAGGCCAGGTCAATTTGTTTGAAACAACAATTCGAGTTCTAGGTGGCCTTCTGAGTGCATATCATCTGAGCGGAGGAGACGGAGGGATGAGGTTGACAAGCAAAGGGCCAAAGCCAGCTGTCTACCTTGAAACGGCCAGGAATTTAACTGATCGCCTTTTATCTGCTTTTACTGCTAGTCCAACTCCTATTCCCTATAGCGACGTTGTTCTTCACGACTCTTCAGCACATCCAGCTTTTGGTGGATTAAGTAGTACTTCAGAAGTTTCGACCGTGCAGCTTGAGTTTAATTATCTCAGTATGATCTCGGGtgataaaaaatatagtaCTGAGGCCATGAAGGTTTTGGAACATATCAAGACTCTGCCAAAGGTGGAAGGATTGGTTCCGATTTACATAAG CCCACAGTCTGGTGAATTCAGTGGAGAAAATATAAGGCTGGGATCTCGTGGTGACAGTTACTACGAGTACCTACTCAAAGTGTGGCTCCAGCAGGGAGCGGGTCGTGATGGTAGTAATTTTTCATACCTACATGATATGTATATTGAAGCCATGAAGGGTGTCCGTAACTTGCTTGTTCGGAAATCAGTGCCAAATGGCTTGGTTTTCGTCGGAGAGCTGCCATATGGATCTAAAGGTGGTTTCAGCACTAAAATGGATCACCTG GTATGTTTTCTGCCGGGTACTCTTGCTCTTGGTGCTACTAAAGGCATGACAAAGGAGAAAGCCATGAAAGAGAATATGCTGACATTTGAAGACTTAGAAAATTTGAAGCTTGCTGAAGATCTCACTCAGACATGTTTTCAGATGTACGCTGTAACTGCCACTGGCCTTGCTCCTGAAATAGCTTACTTCCACACAGAG GAATATTCTGAAGATGGTCTTGATGGTGGGAACAAGAGTTCTAAGTATGTGAATGACATTATAATCAAACACTTAGACCGCCACAATCTTTTGCGTCCCGAGACAGTTGAATCGCTGTTTGTCTTATATCGAATCACAGAAGATCCAAA ATACCGGGAATGGGGCTGGCAGATCTTCGAAGCATTCGAGAAATACACGAAGGTTGACTTGGGTGGATATACGTCTCTTGACGATGTCACAACTGTTCCTCCTCAAAGAAGGGACAAGATGGAGACGTTCTTCTTGGGGGAGACGCTAAAGTACCTCTACTTGCTGTTTTCAGACAGCGATGTGATTCCTTTGGATAAGTTTGTCTTCAACTCAGAAGCACATCCCATCCCGATTAAGGGAGCTGTGACTAGCTACTGA